In Chlorocebus sabaeus isolate Y175 chromosome 19, mChlSab1.0.hap1, whole genome shotgun sequence, a single genomic region encodes these proteins:
- the RIBC2 gene encoding RIB43A-like with coiled-coils protein 2 isoform X2 gives MAVALPKDLRQDASLAKRRHAELCRQKRIFNARNRIIGGDTEAWDVQVHDQKIKEATEKARHETFAAEMRQNDKIMCILENRIKRDRKNLCKAISDFQQSFQKPETRREFDLSDPLALKKDLPARQSDNDIRNTISGMQKFMGEDLNFHERKKFQEEQNREWSLQQQREWKNARAEQKCAEALYTETRLQFDEAAKHLQKLEGTTRKAVCASVKDFNKSQAIESVERKKQEKKQEQEDNLTEITNLLRGDLLSENPQQAASSFGPHRVVPDRWKGMTQEQLEQIRLVQKQQVQEKLRLQEEKHQRDLDWDRRRIQGARAALLFERQQRRQQRDLRRALDSSNLSLAKEQRLQKKYMNEVYTNQPTGDYFTQFNTGSR, from the exons ATGGCGGTGGCGCTGCCCAAGGACTTGCGGCAGgacgccagcctggccaagaggagGCACGCGGAGCTATGCAGGCAGAAGCGGATCTTCAACGCCAGAAACAGGATCATTGGG GGAGACACTGAAGCCTGGGATGTTCAAGTTCATGACCAGAAGATAAAAGAAGCTACTGAAAAAGCTAGACACGAAACCTTTG CTGCTGAAATGAGGCAAAATGACAAAATCATGTGTATATTGGAAAACCGGATAAAGAGGGATAGGAAAAATCTCTGTAAGGCTATCAGTGACTTCCAGCAGAGCTTTCAGAAGCCAGAAACTCGCCGTGAATTTGATCTGTCTGACCCCCTAGCCCTTAAGAAAGATCTTCCAGCCCGGCAGTCAGATAATGATATTCGGAATACGATATCAGGAATGCAGAAATTCATGGGAGAGGATTTAAACTTCCACGAGAGGAAGAAATTCCAAgaggaacaaaacagagaatgGTCTTTGCAGCAGCAAAGGGAATGGAAGAACGCCCGTGCTGAACAAAAATGCGCAG AGGCCCTCTACACAGAGACAAGGCTGCAGTTTGATGAGGCAGCCAAGCACCTACAGAAGCTGGAAGGCACCACCAGAAAGGCGGTTTGTGCATCTGTGAAAGACTTCAACAAGAGCCAG GCCATCGAGTCAGtggaaaggaaaaagcaagagaaaaagcaagaacAAGAGGACAACTTGACTGAGATCACCAACCTGCTGCGTGGGGACCTGCTCTCCGAGAACCCGCAGCAGGCAGCCAGCTCCTTCGGGCCCCACCGCGTGGTCCCCGACCGCTGGAAGGGCATGACGCAGGAGCAGCTGGAGCAGATCCGCCTCGTCCAGAAGCAACAAGTCCAGGAGAAGCTG aggctccaggaagaAAAGCACCAGCGAGACCTGGACTGGGACCGGCGGAGGATTCAGGGGGCCCGCGCCGCCCTGCTGTTTGAGCGGCAGCAGCGGCGGCAGCAGCGCGACCTGCGCAGAGCTCTGGACAGCAGCAACCTCAGCCTGGCCAAGGAGCAGCGTTTGCA gaaaaaatacatgaatgaagTCTATACAAATCAACCCACGGGAGATTATTTCACACAATTTAATACAGGAAGTCGATAA
- the RIBC2 gene encoding RIB43A-like with coiled-coils protein 2 isoform X1: MAVALPKDLRQDASLAKRRHAELCRQKRIFNARNRIIGGDTEAWDVQVHDQKIKEATEKARHETFAAEMRQNDKIMCILENRIKRDRKNLCKAISDFQQSFQKPETRREFDLSDPLALKKDLPARQSDNDIRNTISGMQKFMGEDLNFHERKKFQEEQNREWSLQQQREWKNARAEQKCAEALYTETRLQFDEAAKHLQKLEGTTRKAVCASVKDFNKSQAIESVERKKQEKKQEQEDNLTEITNLLRGDLLSENPQQAASSFGPHRVVPDRWKGMTQEQLEQIRLVQKQQVQEKLRLQEEKHQRDLDWDRRRIQGARAALLFERQQRRQQRDLRRALDSSNLSLAKEQRLQVHGAFPHRKAPEKSTESAGGVRKASWRRLHG; encoded by the exons ATGGCGGTGGCGCTGCCCAAGGACTTGCGGCAGgacgccagcctggccaagaggagGCACGCGGAGCTATGCAGGCAGAAGCGGATCTTCAACGCCAGAAACAGGATCATTGGG GGAGACACTGAAGCCTGGGATGTTCAAGTTCATGACCAGAAGATAAAAGAAGCTACTGAAAAAGCTAGACACGAAACCTTTG CTGCTGAAATGAGGCAAAATGACAAAATCATGTGTATATTGGAAAACCGGATAAAGAGGGATAGGAAAAATCTCTGTAAGGCTATCAGTGACTTCCAGCAGAGCTTTCAGAAGCCAGAAACTCGCCGTGAATTTGATCTGTCTGACCCCCTAGCCCTTAAGAAAGATCTTCCAGCCCGGCAGTCAGATAATGATATTCGGAATACGATATCAGGAATGCAGAAATTCATGGGAGAGGATTTAAACTTCCACGAGAGGAAGAAATTCCAAgaggaacaaaacagagaatgGTCTTTGCAGCAGCAAAGGGAATGGAAGAACGCCCGTGCTGAACAAAAATGCGCAG AGGCCCTCTACACAGAGACAAGGCTGCAGTTTGATGAGGCAGCCAAGCACCTACAGAAGCTGGAAGGCACCACCAGAAAGGCGGTTTGTGCATCTGTGAAAGACTTCAACAAGAGCCAG GCCATCGAGTCAGtggaaaggaaaaagcaagagaaaaagcaagaacAAGAGGACAACTTGACTGAGATCACCAACCTGCTGCGTGGGGACCTGCTCTCCGAGAACCCGCAGCAGGCAGCCAGCTCCTTCGGGCCCCACCGCGTGGTCCCCGACCGCTGGAAGGGCATGACGCAGGAGCAGCTGGAGCAGATCCGCCTCGTCCAGAAGCAACAAGTCCAGGAGAAGCTG aggctccaggaagaAAAGCACCAGCGAGACCTGGACTGGGACCGGCGGAGGATTCAGGGGGCCCGCGCCGCCCTGCTGTTTGAGCGGCAGCAGCGGCGGCAGCAGCGCGACCTGCGCAGAGCTCTGGACAGCAGCAACCTCAGCCTGGCCAAGGAGCAGCGTTTGCA GGTGCATGGGGCTTTTCCACACCGGAAAGCCCCAGAGAAGAGCACTGAGTCTGCTGGGGGagtcaggaaggcttcctggaggaggcttCATGGCTGA